Proteins encoded by one window of Ovis canadensis isolate MfBH-ARS-UI-01 breed Bighorn chromosome 14, ARS-UI_OviCan_v2, whole genome shotgun sequence:
- the ZNF180 gene encoding zinc finger protein 180 isoform X1, with product MIPLHGLQNGSCVSWHQNNINLIVHLHQSSQESLLPQEIIIKVEGEDARSLAVPSQEGVNFKIVTVDFTQEEEGTLSSAQRTLDRDVILENHRDSWDSATALGRRESRLKQSIFDDKLSHSVKIEKLTRDDPWLSSCEEFQDCKELLEKQQEKQERLLKEVTFTHRNAITHERDCKNDSPEEKVGLNSNLLSSQLIPIRNRFHKHASHVKKLHYNSMVNTHQMITDTEKLCENNEFGNLPQSIHFIQFTGTQTEDKSYGFSDSIQPFNHGTPLNIHEKIHAQGRSFDFKECGQILNHSISHNEQQRNSTGESQYKCRKTSESSSLAQNMRNHSEEKPFECNQCGKSFSWSSHLVAHQRTHTGEKPYECNECGKSFSRSSHLVSHQRTHTGEKPYRCNQCGKSFSQSYVLVVHQRTHTGEKPYECNQCGKSFRQSYKLIAHQRTHTGEKPYECNQCGKSFIQSYKLIAHQRIHTGEKPYECNQCGKSFSQSYKLVAHQRTHTGEKPFECNQCGKSFSWSSQLVAHQRTHTGEKPYECNECGKSFNRSSHLVMHQRTHTGEKPYECNQCGKSFSQSYVLVVHQRTHTGEKPYECSQCGKSFRQSSCLTQHQRTHTGEKPYECNQCGKTFSLSARLIVHQRTHTGEKPFTCNQCGKAFINSSKLIRHQATHTEEKPYGCN from the exons ATGATCCCTCttcatgggctgcagaatggaaGTTGTGTTAGCTGGCATCAAAACAACATTAACCTcattgtacatctccatcagagctctcag GAATCTCTCCTTCCTCAGGAGATTATCATCAAGGTTGAGGGAGAAGATGCCCGGTCACTGGCCGTCCCATCCCAG GAGGGAGTGAACTTCAAAATAGTGACTGTGGACTTCACTCAGGAAGAAGAAGGCACTttgagctctgctcagaggaccctGGACAGAGATGTGATCCTGGAAAACCACAGGGACTCTTGGG ACTCGGCAACTGCACTTGGAAGAAGAGAATCGAGATTGAAGCAGAGCATTTTTGATGACAAACTATCCCATAGTGTGAAGATAGAAAAGTTGACAAGAGATGATCCTTGGTTATCTTCATGTGAAGAATTTCAGGATTGTAAGGAGCTGTTGGAGAAGCAACAGGAAAAACAAGAGAGACTTTTGAAGGAAGTGACATTTACTCACAGGAATGCCATTACTCATGAGAGAGACTGCAAAAATGATAGCCCTGAGGAGAAGGTTGGTCTGAATTCCAATCTTCTTTCATCACAGTTGATACCTATAAGAAACCGTTTTCATAAACATGCTTCACATgttaaaaaattacattataaTTCTATGGTAAACACTCATCAGATGATTACTGATACAGAGAAACTCTGTGAAAATAATGAATTTGGAAACCTCCCCCAGAGTATTCATTTTATTCAGTTTACAGGAACTCAAACAGAAGATAAATCCTATGGATTTAGTGACAGTATTCAACCTTTTAACCATGGTACACCCTTAAACATACATGAGAAGATACATGCACAAGGAAGATCCTTTGATTTTAAGGAATGTGGGCAAATTTTGAACCACAGCATATCCCATAATGAACAACAGAGAAACTCCACTGGAGAGAGTCAGTATAAATGTCGTAAGACCTCCGAGAGTTCATCCCTTGCTCAAAACATGAGAAATCATTCTGAAGAGAAGCCGTTTGAATGTAATCAGTGTGGGAAATCCTTCAGTTGGAGCTCTCATCTTGTTGCACACCAGAGAACTCATACAGGGgagaaaccttatgaatgtaaCGAATGTGGGAAATCATTCAGCCGCAGTTCTCACCTTGTTTCCCATCAAAgaactcatactggagagaaaccttatagaTGTAATCAGTGTGGGAAATCCTTTAGCCAGAGCTATGTCCTTGTTGTGCATCAGAgaactcatactggagagaagccttatgaGTGCAATCAGTGTGGAAAGTCATTCAGACAGAGCTACAAACTTATCGCACATCAAAgaactcatactggagagaagccctacGAATGTAATCAATGTGGGAAATCATTTATCCAGAGCTATAAACTTATTGCCCATcaaagaattcatactggagaaaagccctatgAATGCAATCAATGTGGAAAGTCTTTTAGTCAAAGTTACAAACTTGTTGCCCACCAGAGAACTCACACAGGAGAAAAACCCTTTGAATGTAATcagtgtggaaaatccttcagcTGGAGCTCTCAACTTGTTGCACACCAAAgaactcacactggagagaaaccctacgAATGTAATGAGTGTGGGAAATCTTTCAACCGCAGTTCTCACCTTGTTATGCATCAGAGAActcatactggagaaaaaccctatgaatgtaatcAGTGTGGGAAGTCCTTCAGCCAGAGTTATGTCCTTGTTGTACATCAGAGAACTCACACTGGCGAAAAGCCCTATGAGTGCAGTcagtgtggaaaatccttcaggCAGAGTTCATGCCTTACTCAACATCAGAgaactcatactggagagaaaccctatgaatgtaatcAGTGTGGAAAAACATTCAGCTTAAGTGCTCGACTTATCGTACATCAAAgaactcatactggagagaaaccctttACGTGTAATCAGTGTGGGAAAGCTTTCATTAATAGTTCTAAACTTATTAGACATCAGGCAACTCATACAGAAGAGAAACCCTATGGATGTAACTAG
- the ZNF180 gene encoding zinc finger protein 180 isoform X4, with amino-acid sequence MEEQDEKPQGSLKACMQESLLPQEIIIKVEGEDARSLAVPSQEEEGTLSSAQRTLDRDVILENHRDSWDSATALGRRESRLKQSIFDDKLSHSVKIEKLTRDDPWLSSCEEFQDCKELLEKQQEKQERLLKEVTFTHRNAITHERDCKNDSPEEKVGLNSNLLSSQLIPIRNRFHKHASHVKKLHYNSMVNTHQMITDTEKLCENNEFGNLPQSIHFIQFTGTQTEDKSYGFSDSIQPFNHGTPLNIHEKIHAQGRSFDFKECGQILNHSISHNEQQRNSTGESQYKCRKTSESSSLAQNMRNHSEEKPFECNQCGKSFSWSSHLVAHQRTHTGEKPYECNECGKSFSRSSHLVSHQRTHTGEKPYRCNQCGKSFSQSYVLVVHQRTHTGEKPYECNQCGKSFRQSYKLIAHQRTHTGEKPYECNQCGKSFIQSYKLIAHQRIHTGEKPYECNQCGKSFSQSYKLVAHQRTHTGEKPFECNQCGKSFSWSSQLVAHQRTHTGEKPYECNECGKSFNRSSHLVMHQRTHTGEKPYECNQCGKSFSQSYVLVVHQRTHTGEKPYECSQCGKSFRQSSCLTQHQRTHTGEKPYECNQCGKTFSLSARLIVHQRTHTGEKPFTCNQCGKAFINSSKLIRHQATHTEEKPYGCN; translated from the exons atggaagaGCAGGATGAAAAGCCCCAAGGGTCCCTGAAGGCCTGCATGCAG GAATCTCTCCTTCCTCAGGAGATTATCATCAAGGTTGAGGGAGAAGATGCCCGGTCACTGGCCGTCCCATCCCAG GAAGAAGAAGGCACTttgagctctgctcagaggaccctGGACAGAGATGTGATCCTGGAAAACCACAGGGACTCTTGGG ACTCGGCAACTGCACTTGGAAGAAGAGAATCGAGATTGAAGCAGAGCATTTTTGATGACAAACTATCCCATAGTGTGAAGATAGAAAAGTTGACAAGAGATGATCCTTGGTTATCTTCATGTGAAGAATTTCAGGATTGTAAGGAGCTGTTGGAGAAGCAACAGGAAAAACAAGAGAGACTTTTGAAGGAAGTGACATTTACTCACAGGAATGCCATTACTCATGAGAGAGACTGCAAAAATGATAGCCCTGAGGAGAAGGTTGGTCTGAATTCCAATCTTCTTTCATCACAGTTGATACCTATAAGAAACCGTTTTCATAAACATGCTTCACATgttaaaaaattacattataaTTCTATGGTAAACACTCATCAGATGATTACTGATACAGAGAAACTCTGTGAAAATAATGAATTTGGAAACCTCCCCCAGAGTATTCATTTTATTCAGTTTACAGGAACTCAAACAGAAGATAAATCCTATGGATTTAGTGACAGTATTCAACCTTTTAACCATGGTACACCCTTAAACATACATGAGAAGATACATGCACAAGGAAGATCCTTTGATTTTAAGGAATGTGGGCAAATTTTGAACCACAGCATATCCCATAATGAACAACAGAGAAACTCCACTGGAGAGAGTCAGTATAAATGTCGTAAGACCTCCGAGAGTTCATCCCTTGCTCAAAACATGAGAAATCATTCTGAAGAGAAGCCGTTTGAATGTAATCAGTGTGGGAAATCCTTCAGTTGGAGCTCTCATCTTGTTGCACACCAGAGAACTCATACAGGGgagaaaccttatgaatgtaaCGAATGTGGGAAATCATTCAGCCGCAGTTCTCACCTTGTTTCCCATCAAAgaactcatactggagagaaaccttatagaTGTAATCAGTGTGGGAAATCCTTTAGCCAGAGCTATGTCCTTGTTGTGCATCAGAgaactcatactggagagaagccttatgaGTGCAATCAGTGTGGAAAGTCATTCAGACAGAGCTACAAACTTATCGCACATCAAAgaactcatactggagagaagccctacGAATGTAATCAATGTGGGAAATCATTTATCCAGAGCTATAAACTTATTGCCCATcaaagaattcatactggagaaaagccctatgAATGCAATCAATGTGGAAAGTCTTTTAGTCAAAGTTACAAACTTGTTGCCCACCAGAGAACTCACACAGGAGAAAAACCCTTTGAATGTAATcagtgtggaaaatccttcagcTGGAGCTCTCAACTTGTTGCACACCAAAgaactcacactggagagaaaccctacgAATGTAATGAGTGTGGGAAATCTTTCAACCGCAGTTCTCACCTTGTTATGCATCAGAGAActcatactggagaaaaaccctatgaatgtaatcAGTGTGGGAAGTCCTTCAGCCAGAGTTATGTCCTTGTTGTACATCAGAGAACTCACACTGGCGAAAAGCCCTATGAGTGCAGTcagtgtggaaaatccttcaggCAGAGTTCATGCCTTACTCAACATCAGAgaactcatactggagagaaaccctatgaatgtaatcAGTGTGGAAAAACATTCAGCTTAAGTGCTCGACTTATCGTACATCAAAgaactcatactggagagaaaccctttACGTGTAATCAGTGTGGGAAAGCTTTCATTAATAGTTCTAAACTTATTAGACATCAGGCAACTCATACAGAAGAGAAACCCTATGGATGTAACTAG
- the ZNF180 gene encoding zinc finger protein 180 isoform X2, with product MEEQDEKPQGSLKACMQESLLPQEIIIKVEGEDARSLAVPSQEGVNFKIVTVDFTQEEEGTLSSAQRTLDRDVILENHRDSWDSATALGRRESRLKQSIFDDKLSHSVKIEKLTRDDPWLSSCEEFQDCKELLEKQQEKQERLLKEVTFTHRNAITHERDCKNDSPEEKVGLNSNLLSSQLIPIRNRFHKHASHVKKLHYNSMVNTHQMITDTEKLCENNEFGNLPQSIHFIQFTGTQTEDKSYGFSDSIQPFNHGTPLNIHEKIHAQGRSFDFKECGQILNHSISHNEQQRNSTGESQYKCRKTSESSSLAQNMRNHSEEKPFECNQCGKSFSWSSHLVAHQRTHTGEKPYECNECGKSFSRSSHLVSHQRTHTGEKPYRCNQCGKSFSQSYVLVVHQRTHTGEKPYECNQCGKSFRQSYKLIAHQRTHTGEKPYECNQCGKSFIQSYKLIAHQRIHTGEKPYECNQCGKSFSQSYKLVAHQRTHTGEKPFECNQCGKSFSWSSQLVAHQRTHTGEKPYECNECGKSFNRSSHLVMHQRTHTGEKPYECNQCGKSFSQSYVLVVHQRTHTGEKPYECSQCGKSFRQSSCLTQHQRTHTGEKPYECNQCGKTFSLSARLIVHQRTHTGEKPFTCNQCGKAFINSSKLIRHQATHTEEKPYGCN from the exons atggaagaGCAGGATGAAAAGCCCCAAGGGTCCCTGAAGGCCTGCATGCAG GAATCTCTCCTTCCTCAGGAGATTATCATCAAGGTTGAGGGAGAAGATGCCCGGTCACTGGCCGTCCCATCCCAG GAGGGAGTGAACTTCAAAATAGTGACTGTGGACTTCACTCAGGAAGAAGAAGGCACTttgagctctgctcagaggaccctGGACAGAGATGTGATCCTGGAAAACCACAGGGACTCTTGGG ACTCGGCAACTGCACTTGGAAGAAGAGAATCGAGATTGAAGCAGAGCATTTTTGATGACAAACTATCCCATAGTGTGAAGATAGAAAAGTTGACAAGAGATGATCCTTGGTTATCTTCATGTGAAGAATTTCAGGATTGTAAGGAGCTGTTGGAGAAGCAACAGGAAAAACAAGAGAGACTTTTGAAGGAAGTGACATTTACTCACAGGAATGCCATTACTCATGAGAGAGACTGCAAAAATGATAGCCCTGAGGAGAAGGTTGGTCTGAATTCCAATCTTCTTTCATCACAGTTGATACCTATAAGAAACCGTTTTCATAAACATGCTTCACATgttaaaaaattacattataaTTCTATGGTAAACACTCATCAGATGATTACTGATACAGAGAAACTCTGTGAAAATAATGAATTTGGAAACCTCCCCCAGAGTATTCATTTTATTCAGTTTACAGGAACTCAAACAGAAGATAAATCCTATGGATTTAGTGACAGTATTCAACCTTTTAACCATGGTACACCCTTAAACATACATGAGAAGATACATGCACAAGGAAGATCCTTTGATTTTAAGGAATGTGGGCAAATTTTGAACCACAGCATATCCCATAATGAACAACAGAGAAACTCCACTGGAGAGAGTCAGTATAAATGTCGTAAGACCTCCGAGAGTTCATCCCTTGCTCAAAACATGAGAAATCATTCTGAAGAGAAGCCGTTTGAATGTAATCAGTGTGGGAAATCCTTCAGTTGGAGCTCTCATCTTGTTGCACACCAGAGAACTCATACAGGGgagaaaccttatgaatgtaaCGAATGTGGGAAATCATTCAGCCGCAGTTCTCACCTTGTTTCCCATCAAAgaactcatactggagagaaaccttatagaTGTAATCAGTGTGGGAAATCCTTTAGCCAGAGCTATGTCCTTGTTGTGCATCAGAgaactcatactggagagaagccttatgaGTGCAATCAGTGTGGAAAGTCATTCAGACAGAGCTACAAACTTATCGCACATCAAAgaactcatactggagagaagccctacGAATGTAATCAATGTGGGAAATCATTTATCCAGAGCTATAAACTTATTGCCCATcaaagaattcatactggagaaaagccctatgAATGCAATCAATGTGGAAAGTCTTTTAGTCAAAGTTACAAACTTGTTGCCCACCAGAGAACTCACACAGGAGAAAAACCCTTTGAATGTAATcagtgtggaaaatccttcagcTGGAGCTCTCAACTTGTTGCACACCAAAgaactcacactggagagaaaccctacgAATGTAATGAGTGTGGGAAATCTTTCAACCGCAGTTCTCACCTTGTTATGCATCAGAGAActcatactggagaaaaaccctatgaatgtaatcAGTGTGGGAAGTCCTTCAGCCAGAGTTATGTCCTTGTTGTACATCAGAGAACTCACACTGGCGAAAAGCCCTATGAGTGCAGTcagtgtggaaaatccttcaggCAGAGTTCATGCCTTACTCAACATCAGAgaactcatactggagagaaaccctatgaatgtaatcAGTGTGGAAAAACATTCAGCTTAAGTGCTCGACTTATCGTACATCAAAgaactcatactggagagaaaccctttACGTGTAATCAGTGTGGGAAAGCTTTCATTAATAGTTCTAAACTTATTAGACATCAGGCAACTCATACAGAAGAGAAACCCTATGGATGTAACTAG
- the ZNF180 gene encoding zinc finger protein 180 isoform X5 has protein sequence MEEQDEKPQGSLKACMQEGVNFKIVTVDFTQEEEGTLSSAQRTLDRDVILENHRDSWDSATALGRRESRLKQSIFDDKLSHSVKIEKLTRDDPWLSSCEEFQDCKELLEKQQEKQERLLKEVTFTHRNAITHERDCKNDSPEEKVGLNSNLLSSQLIPIRNRFHKHASHVKKLHYNSMVNTHQMITDTEKLCENNEFGNLPQSIHFIQFTGTQTEDKSYGFSDSIQPFNHGTPLNIHEKIHAQGRSFDFKECGQILNHSISHNEQQRNSTGESQYKCRKTSESSSLAQNMRNHSEEKPFECNQCGKSFSWSSHLVAHQRTHTGEKPYECNECGKSFSRSSHLVSHQRTHTGEKPYRCNQCGKSFSQSYVLVVHQRTHTGEKPYECNQCGKSFRQSYKLIAHQRTHTGEKPYECNQCGKSFIQSYKLIAHQRIHTGEKPYECNQCGKSFSQSYKLVAHQRTHTGEKPFECNQCGKSFSWSSQLVAHQRTHTGEKPYECNECGKSFNRSSHLVMHQRTHTGEKPYECNQCGKSFSQSYVLVVHQRTHTGEKPYECSQCGKSFRQSSCLTQHQRTHTGEKPYECNQCGKTFSLSARLIVHQRTHTGEKPFTCNQCGKAFINSSKLIRHQATHTEEKPYGCN, from the exons atggaagaGCAGGATGAAAAGCCCCAAGGGTCCCTGAAGGCCTGCATGCAG GAGGGAGTGAACTTCAAAATAGTGACTGTGGACTTCACTCAGGAAGAAGAAGGCACTttgagctctgctcagaggaccctGGACAGAGATGTGATCCTGGAAAACCACAGGGACTCTTGGG ACTCGGCAACTGCACTTGGAAGAAGAGAATCGAGATTGAAGCAGAGCATTTTTGATGACAAACTATCCCATAGTGTGAAGATAGAAAAGTTGACAAGAGATGATCCTTGGTTATCTTCATGTGAAGAATTTCAGGATTGTAAGGAGCTGTTGGAGAAGCAACAGGAAAAACAAGAGAGACTTTTGAAGGAAGTGACATTTACTCACAGGAATGCCATTACTCATGAGAGAGACTGCAAAAATGATAGCCCTGAGGAGAAGGTTGGTCTGAATTCCAATCTTCTTTCATCACAGTTGATACCTATAAGAAACCGTTTTCATAAACATGCTTCACATgttaaaaaattacattataaTTCTATGGTAAACACTCATCAGATGATTACTGATACAGAGAAACTCTGTGAAAATAATGAATTTGGAAACCTCCCCCAGAGTATTCATTTTATTCAGTTTACAGGAACTCAAACAGAAGATAAATCCTATGGATTTAGTGACAGTATTCAACCTTTTAACCATGGTACACCCTTAAACATACATGAGAAGATACATGCACAAGGAAGATCCTTTGATTTTAAGGAATGTGGGCAAATTTTGAACCACAGCATATCCCATAATGAACAACAGAGAAACTCCACTGGAGAGAGTCAGTATAAATGTCGTAAGACCTCCGAGAGTTCATCCCTTGCTCAAAACATGAGAAATCATTCTGAAGAGAAGCCGTTTGAATGTAATCAGTGTGGGAAATCCTTCAGTTGGAGCTCTCATCTTGTTGCACACCAGAGAACTCATACAGGGgagaaaccttatgaatgtaaCGAATGTGGGAAATCATTCAGCCGCAGTTCTCACCTTGTTTCCCATCAAAgaactcatactggagagaaaccttatagaTGTAATCAGTGTGGGAAATCCTTTAGCCAGAGCTATGTCCTTGTTGTGCATCAGAgaactcatactggagagaagccttatgaGTGCAATCAGTGTGGAAAGTCATTCAGACAGAGCTACAAACTTATCGCACATCAAAgaactcatactggagagaagccctacGAATGTAATCAATGTGGGAAATCATTTATCCAGAGCTATAAACTTATTGCCCATcaaagaattcatactggagaaaagccctatgAATGCAATCAATGTGGAAAGTCTTTTAGTCAAAGTTACAAACTTGTTGCCCACCAGAGAACTCACACAGGAGAAAAACCCTTTGAATGTAATcagtgtggaaaatccttcagcTGGAGCTCTCAACTTGTTGCACACCAAAgaactcacactggagagaaaccctacgAATGTAATGAGTGTGGGAAATCTTTCAACCGCAGTTCTCACCTTGTTATGCATCAGAGAActcatactggagaaaaaccctatgaatgtaatcAGTGTGGGAAGTCCTTCAGCCAGAGTTATGTCCTTGTTGTACATCAGAGAACTCACACTGGCGAAAAGCCCTATGAGTGCAGTcagtgtggaaaatccttcaggCAGAGTTCATGCCTTACTCAACATCAGAgaactcatactggagagaaaccctatgaatgtaatcAGTGTGGAAAAACATTCAGCTTAAGTGCTCGACTTATCGTACATCAAAgaactcatactggagagaaaccctttACGTGTAATCAGTGTGGGAAAGCTTTCATTAATAGTTCTAAACTTATTAGACATCAGGCAACTCATACAGAAGAGAAACCCTATGGATGTAACTAG
- the ZNF180 gene encoding zinc finger protein 180 isoform X3 — translation MIPLHGLQNGSCVSWHQNNINLIVHLHQSSQESLLPQEIIIKVEGEDARSLAVPSQEEEGTLSSAQRTLDRDVILENHRDSWDSATALGRRESRLKQSIFDDKLSHSVKIEKLTRDDPWLSSCEEFQDCKELLEKQQEKQERLLKEVTFTHRNAITHERDCKNDSPEEKVGLNSNLLSSQLIPIRNRFHKHASHVKKLHYNSMVNTHQMITDTEKLCENNEFGNLPQSIHFIQFTGTQTEDKSYGFSDSIQPFNHGTPLNIHEKIHAQGRSFDFKECGQILNHSISHNEQQRNSTGESQYKCRKTSESSSLAQNMRNHSEEKPFECNQCGKSFSWSSHLVAHQRTHTGEKPYECNECGKSFSRSSHLVSHQRTHTGEKPYRCNQCGKSFSQSYVLVVHQRTHTGEKPYECNQCGKSFRQSYKLIAHQRTHTGEKPYECNQCGKSFIQSYKLIAHQRIHTGEKPYECNQCGKSFSQSYKLVAHQRTHTGEKPFECNQCGKSFSWSSQLVAHQRTHTGEKPYECNECGKSFNRSSHLVMHQRTHTGEKPYECNQCGKSFSQSYVLVVHQRTHTGEKPYECSQCGKSFRQSSCLTQHQRTHTGEKPYECNQCGKTFSLSARLIVHQRTHTGEKPFTCNQCGKAFINSSKLIRHQATHTEEKPYGCN, via the exons ATGATCCCTCttcatgggctgcagaatggaaGTTGTGTTAGCTGGCATCAAAACAACATTAACCTcattgtacatctccatcagagctctcag GAATCTCTCCTTCCTCAGGAGATTATCATCAAGGTTGAGGGAGAAGATGCCCGGTCACTGGCCGTCCCATCCCAG GAAGAAGAAGGCACTttgagctctgctcagaggaccctGGACAGAGATGTGATCCTGGAAAACCACAGGGACTCTTGGG ACTCGGCAACTGCACTTGGAAGAAGAGAATCGAGATTGAAGCAGAGCATTTTTGATGACAAACTATCCCATAGTGTGAAGATAGAAAAGTTGACAAGAGATGATCCTTGGTTATCTTCATGTGAAGAATTTCAGGATTGTAAGGAGCTGTTGGAGAAGCAACAGGAAAAACAAGAGAGACTTTTGAAGGAAGTGACATTTACTCACAGGAATGCCATTACTCATGAGAGAGACTGCAAAAATGATAGCCCTGAGGAGAAGGTTGGTCTGAATTCCAATCTTCTTTCATCACAGTTGATACCTATAAGAAACCGTTTTCATAAACATGCTTCACATgttaaaaaattacattataaTTCTATGGTAAACACTCATCAGATGATTACTGATACAGAGAAACTCTGTGAAAATAATGAATTTGGAAACCTCCCCCAGAGTATTCATTTTATTCAGTTTACAGGAACTCAAACAGAAGATAAATCCTATGGATTTAGTGACAGTATTCAACCTTTTAACCATGGTACACCCTTAAACATACATGAGAAGATACATGCACAAGGAAGATCCTTTGATTTTAAGGAATGTGGGCAAATTTTGAACCACAGCATATCCCATAATGAACAACAGAGAAACTCCACTGGAGAGAGTCAGTATAAATGTCGTAAGACCTCCGAGAGTTCATCCCTTGCTCAAAACATGAGAAATCATTCTGAAGAGAAGCCGTTTGAATGTAATCAGTGTGGGAAATCCTTCAGTTGGAGCTCTCATCTTGTTGCACACCAGAGAACTCATACAGGGgagaaaccttatgaatgtaaCGAATGTGGGAAATCATTCAGCCGCAGTTCTCACCTTGTTTCCCATCAAAgaactcatactggagagaaaccttatagaTGTAATCAGTGTGGGAAATCCTTTAGCCAGAGCTATGTCCTTGTTGTGCATCAGAgaactcatactggagagaagccttatgaGTGCAATCAGTGTGGAAAGTCATTCAGACAGAGCTACAAACTTATCGCACATCAAAgaactcatactggagagaagccctacGAATGTAATCAATGTGGGAAATCATTTATCCAGAGCTATAAACTTATTGCCCATcaaagaattcatactggagaaaagccctatgAATGCAATCAATGTGGAAAGTCTTTTAGTCAAAGTTACAAACTTGTTGCCCACCAGAGAACTCACACAGGAGAAAAACCCTTTGAATGTAATcagtgtggaaaatccttcagcTGGAGCTCTCAACTTGTTGCACACCAAAgaactcacactggagagaaaccctacgAATGTAATGAGTGTGGGAAATCTTTCAACCGCAGTTCTCACCTTGTTATGCATCAGAGAActcatactggagaaaaaccctatgaatgtaatcAGTGTGGGAAGTCCTTCAGCCAGAGTTATGTCCTTGTTGTACATCAGAGAACTCACACTGGCGAAAAGCCCTATGAGTGCAGTcagtgtggaaaatccttcaggCAGAGTTCATGCCTTACTCAACATCAGAgaactcatactggagagaaaccctatgaatgtaatcAGTGTGGAAAAACATTCAGCTTAAGTGCTCGACTTATCGTACATCAAAgaactcatactggagagaaaccctttACGTGTAATCAGTGTGGGAAAGCTTTCATTAATAGTTCTAAACTTATTAGACATCAGGCAACTCATACAGAAGAGAAACCCTATGGATGTAACTAG